The Sebastes umbrosus isolate fSebUmb1 chromosome 4, fSebUmb1.pri, whole genome shotgun sequence genome has a window encoding:
- the LOC119486598 gene encoding dispanin subfamily A member 2b-like isoform X2 has protein sequence MNPEGYPIESVPLKGTYDGQPGGPTTVQYTTVNINTEPPKDHIIWSLFCLLYVNPCCLGLAALIFSIKARDRKVAGDLEGARDYGSTARCLNIWATVLFSIMVLISIITITVVVVRINEAYRSYSGYHTYNSGYNYRG, from the exons ATGAATCCTGAAGGTTACCCAATTGAGAGTGTTCCATTAAAGGGGACGTATGATGGACAGCCTGGAGGACCTACAACGGTCCAGTACACCACTGTGAACATCAACACTGAGCCCCCcaaggaccacatcatctggtCACTCTTCTGCTTATTGTACGTAAACCCCTGCTGCCTCGGACTGGCGGCTCTCATCTTCTCTATCAAG GCCAGAGACCGGAAGGTGGCTGGAGATCTGGAGGGCGCCCGAGACTATGGCTCCACTGCCCGCTGCCTCAACATCTGGGCCACAGTCCTGTTTTCCATCATGGTCCTTATTTCCATTATTACAATCACTGTCGTGGTCGTACGGATTAATGAGGCGTACAGAAGTTACAGCGGATACCACACATACAACTCCGGTTACAATTACAGAG GCTAA
- the LOC119486597 gene encoding dispanin subfamily A member 2b-like, translating to MNPAGYPIENVPSQRTYDGQHGGPTTVQYTTLNIETEPPKDHIIWSLLCFMYSNPCCLGLAALIFSIKARDRKVAGDLEGARQYGSTARCLNIWATVLVSIVVLIAIITITVMLVQIHEGYRGLYQYNTNNYRYNYIG from the exons ATGAATCCTGCAGGTTACCCGATTGAGAATGTTCCATCACAGAGGACATATGATGGACAGCATGGAGGACCTACAACGGTCCAGTACACCACTTTGAACATCGAGACTGAGCCCCCcaaggaccacatcatctggtCACTCCTCTGCTTTATGTACTCAAACCCCTGCTGCCTCGGACTGGCAGCTCTCATCTTCTCCATCAAG GCCAGAGACCGGAAGGTGGCTGGAGATCTGGAGGGCGCCCGACAATATGGCTCCACTGCCCGCTGCCTCAACATCTGGGCCACAGTCCTGGTTTCCATCGTGGTCCTTATTGCCATTATTACAATCACTGTCATGCTCGTACAGATACATGAGGGATACAGAGGTTTATACcaatacaacacaaacaattaCCGTTACAATTACATAGGCTAA
- the LOC119486618 gene encoding mannose-binding protein C-like, whose amino-acid sequence MYFGLTGAWGRPGERGRPGTPGSPGPAISCGRDLSDSISQDLGTLKNSHAKLELAINYDFVRRVGQKYFVSYKERDSFSRAVEFCSQRNLELALPQNEEENNILTQFFGDNYQTAWINVNNNKAEGNFEADMKKRPLTFTKWGEGQPDRSIQDTGCTMLSENGVWQVTPECFLNAYIICQI is encoded by the exons ATGTATTTTG GACTTACTGGAGCATGGGGACGTCCTGGAGAACGGGGACGTCCTGGAACACCGGGAAGTCCTGGACCTGCTATATCCTGTGGACGAG ATCTCTCTGACTCCATTAGCCAGGACCTTGGGACCTTAAAGAACAGCCATGCAAAGTTAGAGTTGG CTATAAACTATGACTTTGTCCGAAGAGTTGGTCAGAAATACTTTGTGTCCTACAAGGAGAGAGACTCTTTCTCCAGGGCCGTCGAGTTCTGCTCCCAACGAAACTTAGAGCTGGCTTTGCCCCAGAACGAGGAGGAGAACAACATACTGACTCAGTTCTTCGGGGACAATTACCAAACTGCCTGGATCAAcgtcaacaacaacaaggcaGAGGGGAATTTTGAGGCCGATATGAAAAaacgacctctgaccttcaccAAATGGGGAGAAGGGCAGCCAGACAGATCCATCCAGGACACAGGCTGCACCATGCTGTCAGAAAACGGTGTCTGGCAAGTGACACCCGAATGCTTCCTGAATGCTTACATCATTTGTCAGATATAG
- the LOC119486598 gene encoding dispanin subfamily A member 2b-like isoform X1 has translation MNPEGYPIESVPLKGTYDGQPGGPTTVQYTTVNINTEPPKDHIIWSLFCLLYVNPCCLGLAALIFSIKARDRKVAGDLEGARDYGSTARCLNIWATVLFSIMVLISIITITVVVVRINEAYRSYSGYHTYNSGYNYRG, from the exons ATGAATCCTGAAGGTTACCCAATTGAGAGTGTTCCATTAAAGGGGACGTATGATGGACAGCCTGGAGGACCTACAACGGTCCAGTACACCACTGTGAACATCAACACTGAGCCCCCcaaggaccacatcatctggtCACTCTTCTGCTTATTGTACGTAAACCCCTGCTGCCTCGGACTGGCGGCTCTCATCTTCTCTATCAAG GCCAGAGACCGGAAGGTGGCTGGAGATCTGGAGGGCGCCCGAGACTATGGCTCCACTGCCCGCTGCCTCAACATCTGGGCCACAGTCCTGTTTTCCATCATGGTCCTTATTTCCATTATTACAATCACTGTCGTGGTCGTACGGATTAATGAGGCGTACAGAAGTTACAGCGGATACCACACATACAACTCCGGTTACAATTACAGAGGCTAA
- the LOC119486600 gene encoding dispanin subfamily A member 2b-like, producing the protein MNPAGYPIENVPLQGTYDGQPGGPTVVHTTVNINTEPPNDHIIWSPCCLLYVNPCCLGWAALIFSIKARDRKVAGDLEGARHYGSTARCLNIWATVLFSIMVLIFIITITVVLVQMNEVFRSLSEYYTDNYG; encoded by the exons ATGAATCCTGCAGGTTACCCGATTGAGAATGTTCCATTGCAGGGGACATATGATGGACAGCCTGGAGGACCTACAGTGGTTCACACCACTGTGAACATCAACACTGAGCCCCCCAATGACCACATCATCTGGTCACCCTGCTGCTTATTGTACGTAAACCCCTGCTGCCTCGGATGGGCAGCTCTCATCTTCTCCATCAAG GCCAGAGACCGGAAGGTGGCTGGAGATCTGGAGGGCGCCCGACACTACGGCTCCACTGCCCGCTGCCTCAACATCTGGGCCACAGTCCTGTTTTCCATCATGGtccttattttcattattacaaTCACTGTCGTGCTCGTACAGATGAATGAGGTGTTCAGAAGTTTAAGCGAATACTACACAGACAACTACGGTTAA
- the LOC119486599 gene encoding dispanin subfamily A member 2b-like yields MNREGYQIESVPLQGRYDGQPGGPRVVQCTTVNISTEPPKDHIIWSLLCFMYSNPCCLGLAALIFSIKARDRKVAGDLEGARQYGSTARCFNIVATVLFSIMVLIFIITITAVLVQINEAYRSYSRYHTYNSGYNHRG; encoded by the exons ATGAATCGTGAAGGTTACCAGATTGAGAGTGTTCCATTGCAGGGGAGGTATGATGGACAGCCTGGAGGACCTAGAGTGGTCCAGTGCACCACTGTGAACATCAGCACTGAGCCCCCcaaggaccacatcatctggtCACTCCTCTGCTTTATGTACTCAAACCCCTGCTGCCTTGGACTGGCGGCTCTCATCTTCTCTATCAAG GCCAGAGACCGGAAGGTGGCTGGAGATCTGGAGGGCGCCCGACAATACGGCTCCACTGCCCGCTGCTTCAACATCGTGGCCACAGTCCTGTTTTCCATCATGGtccttattttcattattacaaTCACTGCCGTGCTCGTACAGATTAATGAGGCGTACAGAAGTTACAGCAGATACCACACATACAACTCCGGTTACAATCACAGAGGCTAA
- the LOC119486592 gene encoding dispanin subfamily A member 2b-like, protein MQNTISEHTTRRTLKQMGYSSRRPHGTSNGHFIRYKVYLIKWPTTVELTAMNREGYQIESVPLQGRRVELHGQPGGPTVVQCTTVNISTEPPKDHIIWSLCCFMYSNHFCLGLAALIFSIKARDRKVAGDLEGARHYGSTARCLNIVATVLFSTMVLISIITITVVVV, encoded by the exons atgcagaataccatctctgaacacacaacacgtcgaaccttgaagcagatgggctacagcagcagacgACCACACGGTACTAGCaacggccactttattaggtacaaggtgtacctaataaagtggccg ACTACAGTTGAGCTGACAGCGATGAATCGTGAAGGTTACCAGATTGAGAGTGTTCCATTGCAGGGGAGGCGTGTTGAGCTCCATGGACAGCCTGGAGGACCTACAGTGGTCCAGTGCACCACTGTGAACATCAGCACCGAGCCCCCcaaggaccacatcatctggtcactctgctgctttatgtacTCAAACCATTTCTGCCTCGGACTGGCGGCTCTCATCTTCTCTATCAAG GCCAGAGACCGGAAGGTGGCTGGAGATCTGGAGGGCGCCCGACACTACGGCTCCACTGCCCGCTGCCTCAACATCGTGGCCACAGTCCTGTTTTCCACCATGGTCCTTATTTCCATTATTACAATCACTGTCGTGGTCGTATAG